The genomic DNA TTCTGCCGCCCCTAAAGTTGAGGGAAAGATGTGCTCTACAATACGCGAGACCAGAGGTATCATCATCGCTGTGAAGGGTATGTTGTCGATGAAGCTACAGCATAGCGCGCCACCAAAAAGGAATATCATACTTAAAACTGCAACATTATCTGTCAAATGTGTAAGATACTTAAATATTTCTTCGATAACTCCGACTTGCTCAAGACCACCGACAAGAACAAAGAGTCCACCAAAAAAGAAAAGCGTATTCCATTCGACCTTTTCGAAAAATCTTGCGGGGTCTCCTTTAATGAGAAGTAGCATCAACGCAGCTCCACTCATAGCTACCGTCGCCGGTTCTATATTTAACAAACCGTGTAAAGTAAAGCCTACGATAGTCAATATAAGAACTATTATCGCTTTAATAAGGAGTTTTTTATCTTTCAAGGCTTTATTGGCATCGAGTTTGACAGCTTCAGCACCATCATGTTTTTGAAAACTTTTTCTGAAAAAAAGCCAAAGTAAAACGAGATTTACGAGGAGAATCAGGATAGCAATCGGGAATACATGGAAGAAAAAATCCAAGAAATCATAGCCGCTTGCGCTAGCAATCATGATATTCGGTGGAGCTCCAATAAGAGTTGCCGTGCCACCGATATTTGCTGCTAGAATCAGAGAAACAAGATATGGGAAAGAAGGGATACGAAGAACATCGGATACAAAAAGAACTATCGGCGCGAAAAGGATAACAGTTGTTACATTATCTAGAAATGCGGATATTATTGCGGTGAGAAAATAGAAGATAATAAGAATTTTCCATGGATCGCCTTTTGCTATTTTAAGACCCTTTATAGCGACAAACTCAAAAATTCCGGTTTCTTTGGTAACATTGACCAAAACCATCATACCTAAAAGCAGGAAAATAGTGTTAAAATCAACTGAGGCAAAGGCTTTTTGTTGGGACACTATACCTGCAATTATAAAAATTGAGGCACCCGCAAGCGTGGCTTTTGTCCTGTGTATGCGTTCGGTCGATAAAAAGACATAAACCGTAACGAAAACGAATAATGCAATGGCAACTTTTGGTTCCATAAGATGGGAATTATAAACCAGAAATCGATATACCGCAATACCTAATATTAATTAACTGCTTATTATAATATTCTTAAATAATAGGAAGAAAACAGTAAGACGAATTGTGTTTGTTAGATTATGATATGACGACATCTCTATTGATGCGATCTTTATTCTTAGCAATTTTCCACAGCAAATTGACCACAATATTTGATTTATAGTTACCATGTAACGGTAACGCACAAGAATTTTCATACCTTGACATTATAATAAATGAGAATATATTTGCCACAATGCAAGCGAATGAAGAAAAAAAGACCCGCGTTGGTGGACAGGCTGTAATCGAAGGCGTGATGATGCGTTGCGGTTCGACTATTGCAACTGCAGTTAGGCGGAAAAACGGCGAGATTTCGACCAAGGTTGATAAGATCGTTCCGTGGTCCAAGAGAAATTTTATCTTTGGACTTCCGATTATACGCGGCGCACTGAACCTAATAGAAATGCTTTCTGTTGGGGTCTCCACACTTAATTGGTCAGCGGATATGGCGATGCAGGACGAAGCTGAGGCTAAGGGTGAGACACTCGGGAAAAAATCCCAGACCTGGCCAGCGATGCTTCTTGGACTTGTTTTAGGGATTGGACTTTTTGTTCTTTTGCCGTTGCTTATTGCCAAGCTATTCGGAGTGGAGCGAGAAGCGTTTTTATTCAACCTTGTTGCTGGAGCAGTGAGAATAGTCCTATTTATGGCCTATCTGATAGCAATAAGCTTTCTGCCGGATATCAAACGCCTTTTCCAATATCACGGTGCGGAGCACAAATCGATATTTGCTTTCGAAAATGGAGATGTGCTTTCAATTGCCAATGCACAGAAATACAGAACTTTCCATCCAAGGTGTGGCACGAGTTTTCTTCTTATTGTTGCTGTGGTTTCTATCCTCTTTTTTGCAGTTGCGGATTTTATAATCGCTTCTATACTGGGTTTCGTCCCGACTATATTTCTGAGATTCGCTATTCACCTTGCTCTATGGCCACTTCTTGCTGGACTTTGTTATGAGGTCTTGAAGCTGTCGGCCTTCCTTTCGGAAAAATATCGATGGGCACAGATTGCCGTTTGGCCGGGTTTACTTATGCAAAGGATTTCAACCTCTGAACCGACAGACGACATGGTCGAAGTTGCGCTTTCTTCTTTAAGGGCGGCTGTCGAAGGCGAGGGTATTAAGCTGGAAGAGTCCATCGATGCTAATAGATAAATTAAAAAATCTTAGAAGCCGATATTGGGAACTTACTAAAGAGTTATCCAAGCCCGAAGTGCTTTCCAATTCTAGGATGGCATCCAAACTCGGGCGCGAACTCCGCGAGATTGAGTCGAATCTTCCTCTGCTTGATGAATATGAGAAGACAATCAATCAAATAAAAGAGCATAAAGCTATAATCGAAGAGAACGGAGATGACCTTCTAGTTGAGATCGCTCGCGAAGAATTTCCGCAATTAAAGGCTCGAATCGAAGAGCTTGAACACAAGCTTATTATTGCACTTATACCCCGCGATCCAAATGAGGGCGCGGATGTTATAATTGAGATTCGTGCTGGAACAGGTGGTGATGAAGCGGCGCTTTTCGTTGGAAGTCTTTTTAGAATGTATCTTAGATTTTCAGAAAGAAAAGGCCTTAAGCTCAGCGTTCTTGACTCCAATCCCACCGAGCTTGGTGGTTTCAAAGAAATTGTATTCCAGTTGAAGGGTGAATTCGCCTATAAGTCCATGAAGTTCGAGTCGGGCGTCCATCGCGTTCAACGTGTGCCGGAAACCGAGTCCAGCGGGAGAATACATACCAGCGCTGTTTCGGTGGCAGTTCTTCCTGCAGTAGAGGATGTAGATATCGAGATAAAAGAGGAAGATCTGAAAATTGATACCTATCGCTCATCCGGTGCTGGCGGCCAACATGTTAATAAAACAGAAAGCGCCATAAGGATTACCCATCTCCCCACCGGTATAGTTGTTACCTGCCAGGACGAAAAATCCCAGCATAAAAATAAAGCCAAAGCTTTGGTAGTTTTGAAAAGCCGTATTTATGCTAAACAGCAGCAGGAGCTTAAGGCTGAGCGTGCAGAAGAGCGAAGGCTTCAGGTTGGTTCAGGCGACCGCTCCGATAAAATCAGGACATACAATTACCCTCAGAATCGAATTACTGACCACAGAATAGGCTATTCGGCCTATAATCTCCCCGACGCACTCGATGGGGATCTCGAAGCCCTTATCGAAGCCCTCGAAAAAGCAGACATTGAGGATGCCCTCAATGCTTTGGAATAATTGGTTATCTGATTATTTAGAGGAATCGCGCTAAGCTAAATCCAGTTCTTGGCCTTTATATTGAAGCTGATAGAGCTTGTAATAAATTCCTCCTTTAGCGAGAAGCTGTTGGTGGTTACCCTCTTCTACTAGCTTACCTTTGTGTATGACGAGTATTCTATCGACGTGCTGAATAGTCGATAGACGATGTGCAATTACTATACTAGTGCGGTTTTTGATAAGATTAAGAAGTGCGCTTTGGATCAGTTGCTCGGTTTCTGTGTCAATATTTGAAGTAGCTTCATCAAGAACAAGAATCGAAGGATCGAAGGCAAGTGCTCGTGCGAAAGAGAGGAGTTGCCTTTGACCCGAAGAGAGCGTGCTTCCGCGCTCAGTAACTGGTTCGTCATATTTTTTCGGCAATTTTTCGATGAAAGCCTTTGCATTGACAATTTTAGTGAGCTCTTCAAGCTTTTTGAGTGAAATACTTTCGTTATTCAGGCATATGTTGCTTTTAATATCTCGAGCGAATAGAAACACATCTTGTAGAACAACACCGATATGTTTCCTAAGAGTATCGAGATGCCAATCTCGCAGGTCTATTCCGTCTATGCTAATCGAGCCATTTTGTATATCGTAAAATCGTGATAAAAGCGATATAATAGTTGTTTTACCTGCGCCTGTTTCGCCGACTATCGCAACAGACTGCCCTGGATCGACATTGAAACTAACGTCTTTAAGCACCCAATCCCAATCTGTATCATCTGGGAGGCGTTTATAGGCGAACCACACATTGTTGAACTCGACTTTGCCATCGAGGTTATTAAATGCTATAGGTTCCTCGCGCTCGGTAATATCCGGCTTTGTGTCCATGATCTGGAATATTCGTTCAGAGCTTGCCATAGCCGATTGCATGATATTGAATTTTTCTGCAAGTGCATTAATTGGCTGGAAGAACATCTCGATGTATTGAAGGAAAGCCACTAAAG from bacterium includes the following:
- a CDS encoding ArsB/NhaD family transporter; protein product: MEPKVAIALFVFVTVYVFLSTERIHRTKATLAGASIFIIAGIVSQQKAFASVDFNTIFLLLGMMVLVNVTKETGIFEFVAIKGLKIAKGDPWKILIIFYFLTAIISAFLDNVTTVILFAPIVLFVSDVLRIPSFPYLVSLILAANIGGTATLIGAPPNIMIASASGYDFLDFFFHVFPIAILILLVNLVLLWLFFRKSFQKHDGAEAVKLDANKALKDKKLLIKAIIVLILTIVGFTLHGLLNIEPATVAMSGAALMLLLIKGDPARFFEKVEWNTLFFFGGLFVLVGGLEQVGVIEEIFKYLTHLTDNVAVLSMIFLFGGALCCSFIDNIPFTAMMIPLVSRIVEHIFPSTLGAAETNAAAVGSMALWWSLSLGANLGGNGTIIAASPNVVLSGIAEQSGNKIKFSKYFKYGITSVLISTVVAAVYVWLRYL
- the prfA gene encoding peptide chain release factor 1: MLIDKLKNLRSRYWELTKELSKPEVLSNSRMASKLGRELREIESNLPLLDEYEKTINQIKEHKAIIEENGDDLLVEIAREEFPQLKARIEELEHKLIIALIPRDPNEGADVIIEIRAGTGGDEAALFVGSLFRMYLRFSERKGLKLSVLDSNPTELGGFKEIVFQLKGEFAYKSMKFESGVHRVQRVPETESSGRIHTSAVSVAVLPAVEDVDIEIKEEDLKIDTYRSSGAGGQHVNKTESAIRITHLPTGIVVTCQDEKSQHKNKAKALVVLKSRIYAKQQQELKAERAEERRLQVGSGDRSDKIRTYNYPQNRITDHRIGYSAYNLPDALDGDLEALIEALEKADIEDALNALE
- a CDS encoding DUF1385 domain-containing protein; translation: MQANEEKKTRVGGQAVIEGVMMRCGSTIATAVRRKNGEISTKVDKIVPWSKRNFIFGLPIIRGALNLIEMLSVGVSTLNWSADMAMQDEAEAKGETLGKKSQTWPAMLLGLVLGIGLFVLLPLLIAKLFGVEREAFLFNLVAGAVRIVLFMAYLIAISFLPDIKRLFQYHGAEHKSIFAFENGDVLSIANAQKYRTFHPRCGTSFLLIVAVVSILFFAVADFIIASILGFVPTIFLRFAIHLALWPLLAGLCYEVLKLSAFLSEKYRWAQIAVWPGLLMQRISTSEPTDDMVEVALSSLRAAVEGEGIKLEESIDANR